In one Streptomyces sp. NBC_01288 genomic region, the following are encoded:
- a CDS encoding class I SAM-dependent methyltransferase, whose protein sequence is MFSPEGPSLRELAVQAMSSVEHGYDLLAPKFDHTPFRTPAPLLDAVATMLRRVGPFDDGLDLCCGTGAGAEVLTKVCQESVTGVDFSAGMLDVAREQVTSGEPRVSWVRGDARALPFTAAFDLVVSFGAFGHFLPRELPGLFEQVHSVLRPGGRFAFPVVAPPRPASPAYWMLSGFDAVMKVRNAVWRPPFVMYYRDFQLGYVQPELERIGFDVDLYALPEFGSRGDGSPRVRMVAARRLP, encoded by the coding sequence ATGTTCAGCCCCGAAGGCCCCAGTCTGCGCGAACTCGCCGTCCAGGCCATGTCGTCCGTCGAGCACGGCTACGACCTCCTCGCGCCCAAGTTCGACCACACCCCGTTCCGCACACCGGCCCCGCTGCTCGACGCGGTCGCCACGATGCTGCGCCGCGTCGGCCCCTTCGACGACGGCCTCGACCTGTGCTGCGGCACCGGCGCGGGTGCCGAGGTCCTGACGAAGGTGTGCCAAGAGAGCGTCACCGGCGTCGACTTCAGCGCGGGCATGCTCGACGTCGCACGGGAGCAGGTGACGAGCGGCGAGCCCCGCGTCTCATGGGTGCGCGGCGACGCCCGGGCCCTGCCGTTCACTGCGGCCTTCGACCTGGTGGTGAGCTTCGGGGCGTTCGGCCACTTCCTGCCCCGCGAACTGCCCGGTCTGTTCGAACAGGTCCACTCGGTGCTGCGCCCCGGCGGCCGCTTCGCCTTCCCCGTCGTCGCACCGCCGCGTCCCGCATCGCCCGCGTACTGGATGCTGTCCGGCTTCGACGCGGTGATGAAGGTACGCAACGCCGTCTGGCGACCGCCCTTCGTCATGTACTACCGCGACTTCCAACTCGGTTACGTGCAACCGGAGTTGGAGCGGATCGGATTCGACGTCGACCTGTACGCGCTACCCGAGTTCGGGAGTCGTGGCGACGGCAGCCCCCGCGTCCGCATGGTCGCGGCGCGACGGCTGCCGTAG
- the hisD gene encoding histidinol dehydrogenase encodes MATILKHAVPKSEVTASLAQVRETVTGVIADIRARGDEAVRAYSEKFDKWSPDSFRLTDEEVEKIIASVPQQVIDDIRFVQDQVRTFARHQLDSLREFEVETLPGVRLGQKHIPVQAAGAYIPGGRYPLTASAHMTIVTAKVAGVPRVVACTPPIHGEIPAATVAAMHLAGADEIWLLGGVQAVAAMSVGTDTMRPVNLIAGPGNAYVAEAKRQLFGEIGIDLFAGPTEILVLADDEADPFVCAVDLLSQAEHGPDSPAVLITTSREVAEKTIAEVERLLPGMPTRDFAEPAWRDHGQVHVVDTLDELYTLADEFAFEHVEVLTAEPRLALERMTQYGALFLGEGTCVSFGDKVIGTNHVLPTRGAARYTGGLWVGKYLKTVTYQEVTDTDSQALLGRLCGRAARVELFEGHARSGDVRAARAAGDELPWNTP; translated from the coding sequence GTGGCAACGATCCTGAAGCACGCCGTGCCCAAGTCGGAGGTGACCGCCTCGCTCGCCCAGGTGCGCGAGACCGTGACCGGCGTCATCGCGGACATCCGTGCGCGCGGTGACGAGGCGGTGCGCGCCTACTCCGAGAAGTTCGACAAATGGAGCCCCGACTCCTTCCGGCTGACCGACGAGGAGGTCGAGAAGATCATCGCGTCGGTGCCGCAGCAGGTCATCGACGACATCCGCTTCGTCCAGGACCAGGTGCGAACCTTCGCCCGCCACCAGCTCGACTCCTTGCGGGAGTTCGAGGTGGAGACCCTGCCGGGAGTGCGGCTCGGGCAGAAGCACATCCCGGTGCAGGCGGCGGGCGCGTACATCCCCGGTGGCCGTTACCCGCTCACCGCCTCCGCCCACATGACGATCGTCACCGCCAAGGTCGCGGGCGTGCCCCGGGTCGTGGCCTGCACGCCGCCCATCCACGGGGAGATTCCGGCCGCCACCGTCGCCGCCATGCATCTCGCCGGCGCCGACGAGATCTGGCTGCTCGGCGGGGTGCAGGCCGTGGCCGCCATGTCCGTCGGCACCGACACGATGCGGCCCGTCAACCTGATCGCCGGGCCCGGCAACGCCTATGTCGCCGAGGCCAAGCGGCAGTTGTTCGGGGAGATCGGCATCGACCTGTTCGCCGGGCCGACCGAGATCCTGGTCCTCGCCGACGACGAGGCCGACCCGTTCGTGTGCGCCGTGGACCTGCTCTCCCAGGCCGAGCACGGCCCGGACTCCCCGGCCGTCCTCATCACCACCTCCCGCGAGGTCGCCGAGAAGACCATCGCCGAGGTGGAACGCCTCCTGCCCGGCATGCCCACCCGCGACTTCGCCGAGCCCGCCTGGCGCGACCACGGCCAGGTCCACGTCGTCGACACCCTCGACGAGCTGTACACCCTCGCCGACGAGTTCGCCTTCGAGCACGTGGAAGTCCTGACCGCCGAACCGCGCCTCGCGCTGGAGCGAATGACCCAGTACGGCGCCCTGTTCCTCGGCGAGGGAACCTGTGTGTCGTTCGGCGACAAGGTCATCGGCACGAACCATGTGCTGCCCACACGTGGTGCCGCGCGCTATACCGGCGGCCTGTGGGTGGGGAAGTACCTCAAGACGGTCACCTACCAGGAGGTCACCGACACCGACTCCCAGGCGCTGCTCGGCCGACTGTGCGGGCGGGCGGCCCGCGTCGAGCTGTTCGAGGGGCACGCGCGCTCCGGCGACGTACGGGCGGCGAGGGCCGCGGGCGACGAGCTGCCCTGGAACACTCCATGA
- a CDS encoding PadR family transcriptional regulator: MSLKYAVLAALLEGEASGYELAKVFDVSLANFWPATPQQLYRELERLAQDGLIEARVVQQERRPNKRMFTLTDAGRRDLDTFAAEPPRRPTAIRDELLIKIQAMDGTDPAVTRELIEERRSWSRGKLDRYERVRARLLGGRTEEEYLRDADRIGPYLTLMAGITFEEENLRWCERVLAILKQRVALG; the protein is encoded by the coding sequence ATGTCCCTCAAGTACGCGGTCCTCGCGGCCCTCCTGGAAGGCGAGGCCTCGGGCTACGAGCTGGCGAAGGTGTTCGACGTGTCGCTGGCGAACTTCTGGCCCGCGACACCGCAGCAGCTCTACCGCGAACTGGAGCGCCTCGCCCAGGACGGCCTGATCGAGGCACGGGTCGTACAGCAGGAACGCAGGCCCAACAAAAGGATGTTCACGCTCACCGACGCGGGCCGGCGCGACCTCGACACCTTCGCCGCCGAGCCGCCCCGGCGCCCCACCGCCATCCGCGACGAACTCCTCATCAAGATCCAGGCCATGGACGGCACCGACCCCGCCGTGACCCGCGAGCTGATCGAGGAGCGCAGGTCGTGGTCGCGCGGCAAGCTCGACCGTTACGAGCGCGTACGGGCCCGGCTCCTCGGCGGCCGGACCGAGGAGGAGTACCTCCGGGACGCCGACCGCATCGGGCCGTATCTCACGCTCATGGCCGGGATCACCTTCGAGGAGGAGAACCTGCGCTGGTGCGAGCGCGTTCTCGCGATCCTGAAGCAGCGCGTTGCCCTAGGCTGA
- a CDS encoding SDR family NAD(P)-dependent oxidoreductase, producing the protein MTLVGRTALVTGGGGPLGRSFALALADTGARVILVGRNGAALAEAAAQVEKEGGQARTGVCDVSDPAAVDALAAQLADENVSLLVNNAGVAGPVRPLVDIEPDEWDDVFAANVRGVYLMCRAFLPPMLAAGRGDIVNVASVSGKRPLLNRTPYTASKMALLGLTRTLAGEVGPQGIAVNSLSPGPVRGPRMDRNFRLTAELTGCTVAEAERDFASRAALGRLVEEHEVAQALVAMLAMPGLCGADIDLSAGMIAPS; encoded by the coding sequence ATGACCCTGGTCGGCCGTACAGCGTTGGTCACTGGTGGCGGCGGGCCGCTGGGGCGTTCCTTCGCGCTGGCCCTCGCGGACACCGGTGCACGGGTAATCCTGGTCGGGCGCAACGGGGCGGCGCTCGCGGAGGCGGCGGCACAGGTGGAGAAGGAAGGCGGACAGGCCCGTACGGGAGTGTGTGACGTCTCCGATCCGGCGGCCGTGGACGCGCTCGCCGCCCAACTCGCGGACGAGAACGTGTCGTTGCTCGTCAACAACGCCGGAGTCGCCGGTCCTGTACGGCCGTTGGTCGACATCGAACCGGACGAGTGGGACGACGTGTTCGCCGCCAACGTCCGGGGCGTGTATCTGATGTGCCGCGCCTTCCTGCCGCCGATGCTCGCGGCCGGGCGCGGTGACATCGTCAACGTCGCTTCGGTGAGCGGCAAGCGGCCACTCCTCAACCGCACCCCGTACACCGCCTCCAAGATGGCGTTGCTCGGCCTGACCCGGACGCTCGCCGGGGAGGTCGGCCCGCAGGGGATCGCGGTCAACTCCCTTTCCCCGGGCCCGGTTCGGGGCCCGCGCATGGACCGGAACTTCCGGCTCACCGCCGAACTGACCGGCTGTACGGTCGCCGAGGCCGAGCGCGACTTCGCCTCCCGGGCCGCCCTCGGCCGGCTCGTCGAGGAGCACGAGGTCGCGCAGGCGCTCGTGGCGATGCTGGCGATGCCCGGCCTGTGCGGGGCCGACATCGACCTGTCAGCCGGGATGATCGCCCCGTCGTAG
- a CDS encoding nuclear transport factor 2 family protein, whose product MRAFREAVEAQDMDAVEALLAEDVVFTSPVVFKPYPGKAITAAILHGVARVFEDFRYLREIGDPDGSDSALMFAARIGDRELTGCDFIHVDEEGLIDELTVMVRPLSGAQALQAAMGAQFERIAKEAEARLG is encoded by the coding sequence ATGCGTGCGTTCCGTGAGGCGGTCGAGGCGCAGGACATGGACGCCGTCGAGGCGCTGCTGGCCGAGGACGTGGTCTTCACCAGCCCGGTCGTGTTCAAGCCGTACCCCGGCAAGGCGATCACCGCGGCGATCCTGCACGGGGTGGCGCGGGTCTTCGAGGACTTCCGGTACCTACGGGAGATCGGCGACCCGGACGGCAGCGACAGCGCGCTGATGTTCGCCGCGCGGATCGGCGACCGCGAGCTGACCGGCTGCGACTTCATCCACGTCGACGAGGAGGGCCTGATCGACGAACTGACGGTCATGGTCCGGCCGTTGTCGGGGGCGCAGGCGCTCCAGGCTGCCATGGGTGCGCAGTTCGAGCGGATCGCGAAGGAGGCGGAGGCGCGGCTCGGGTGA
- a CDS encoding alpha/beta fold hydrolase: protein MTISRRPLILGAVVAAGTLAATALPASAASPMGGSHSKPKPTVVLVHGAFADASSWSAVASRLQKAAYTVVAPANPLRGLTSDAAYISAILKTIDGPKVVVGHSYGGAVITQAAAGDASVKALVYVAAFVPDKGEQLGELGARFPGSQLSDALQPLPDGAGGTDLAIQTAKFHAVFTADLPASTSALLGASQRPISAAAFTDVATAAAWRDIPSWAVVAAQDRAIAPDLERFEAKRAGSHTTVVDSSHVVMISHPDLVTKVIKSAATATS, encoded by the coding sequence ATGACGATTTCCCGTAGACCCTTGATTCTGGGGGCGGTTGTGGCGGCCGGCACCCTCGCGGCCACCGCGCTCCCGGCCTCGGCCGCATCCCCCATGGGAGGTTCGCACTCCAAGCCGAAGCCCACCGTGGTCCTCGTGCACGGGGCGTTCGCCGACGCGTCCAGCTGGTCGGCCGTGGCCTCCCGGCTGCAGAAGGCGGCGTACACGGTCGTGGCGCCCGCCAATCCGCTGCGCGGGCTGACCTCGGACGCCGCCTACATCTCCGCGATCCTCAAGACGATCGACGGTCCGAAGGTCGTCGTAGGACACTCCTACGGCGGCGCGGTGATCACTCAGGCGGCCGCGGGCGACGCGAGCGTGAAGGCGCTCGTGTACGTCGCGGCCTTCGTCCCCGACAAGGGCGAGCAACTCGGCGAACTCGGCGCGCGGTTCCCCGGGTCGCAGCTGAGCGACGCCTTGCAGCCGCTGCCCGACGGCGCGGGCGGTACCGATCTGGCCATCCAGACGGCGAAGTTCCACGCGGTGTTCACCGCCGACCTCCCGGCGTCCACATCCGCACTGCTGGGGGCCTCTCAACGCCCCATCAGCGCGGCCGCGTTCACGGACGTCGCCACGGCGGCGGCCTGGCGCGACATCCCCTCGTGGGCGGTCGTGGCGGCCCAGGACCGGGCGATCGCACCCGACCTGGAGCGTTTCGAGGCCAAGCGGGCCGGTTCGCACACGACCGTGGTGGACTCCTCGCACGTCGTGATGATCTCCCACCCCGACCTGGTCACGAAGGTCATCAAGTCGGCGGCGACAGCGACGAGTTGA